In Flagellatimonas centrodinii, a single window of DNA contains:
- the feoB gene encoding ferrous iron transporter B, with product MSPNPPRLARIALVGNPNCGKTALFNRLTGSRQKVANYAGVTVERKTGVHRLDDGRAVEIVDLPGAYSLEATSPDEAVTRDICLGRFPGEVAPDLLVCVVDAVNLQMHLRFALEVRLLGLPMVVAVNRMDVARRQGVKIDLDLLSQRLGVPVVGTVAVQRDGTQTLSALLHETHHAPPPAFTDPAQWHDDAEALRNACASTGRGDAFTERADNLLLHPATGLPILAMLLFVMFQAVFAWADPMIGLIESAIGAMGAAVGGALPEGLLNSLMVDGVIAGVGGVVVFLPQILILFLFILLLEESGYLPRAAFLLDRLMVGAGLSGRAFIPLLSSFACAVPGIMATRSIQSPRDRLATILVAPLMTCSARLPVYTLLIAAFIPEQPVLGLFNLQGLVLFALYGAGIVSAVVVAWIMKRWGGAREEQPLMLELPGYRLPHPRDILIGLWERAGIFMRRVGTIILSLTIVLWALSSFPAPPPGATEPAIEYSLAGQLGLLMQPIFAPLGFSWQICIALVPAMAAREVAVSALATVYALSATDEQAGDLLVPILAADWSLATALSLLVWFVYAPQCISTLAVIKRETNQWRMVALSAGYLFALAYGMSLLTYQVARSLGA from the coding sequence ATGAGCCCCAACCCGCCACGCCTGGCCCGCATCGCGCTGGTGGGCAACCCCAACTGCGGCAAAACCGCACTGTTCAACCGGCTCACCGGCAGCCGGCAGAAGGTGGCGAACTACGCGGGCGTGACGGTCGAACGCAAAACCGGCGTACACCGTCTCGACGACGGCCGCGCGGTCGAGATCGTCGACCTGCCCGGCGCCTACAGCCTGGAGGCCACCAGCCCCGATGAGGCGGTGACGCGTGATATCTGCCTCGGCCGCTTCCCCGGTGAAGTTGCGCCTGATCTGCTGGTCTGTGTGGTCGACGCCGTCAATCTGCAGATGCACCTGCGGTTTGCATTGGAAGTACGCCTGCTCGGCCTGCCGATGGTGGTGGCCGTCAACCGCATGGATGTCGCGCGCCGGCAGGGCGTGAAGATCGACCTCGACTTGTTGTCGCAACGCCTTGGGGTTCCGGTGGTGGGAACGGTGGCTGTGCAGCGAGACGGCACCCAGACGCTGTCGGCCTTACTGCATGAGACCCATCACGCGCCGCCTCCAGCCTTTACCGACCCGGCACAGTGGCATGACGATGCCGAAGCCCTGCGCAATGCCTGCGCCAGCACCGGCCGTGGCGATGCCTTCACCGAACGCGCCGACAACCTGTTGCTGCATCCCGCCACCGGCCTGCCGATTCTGGCCATGCTGCTGTTCGTGATGTTCCAGGCCGTATTCGCCTGGGCCGACCCGATGATCGGCCTCATCGAATCGGCTATCGGCGCCATGGGCGCTGCGGTCGGCGGTGCGCTGCCGGAGGGCCTGCTCAACAGCCTGATGGTGGACGGCGTGATCGCCGGTGTCGGCGGCGTGGTGGTGTTCCTGCCGCAGATCCTGATCCTGTTCCTGTTCATCCTGCTGCTGGAGGAATCCGGCTATCTGCCGCGTGCCGCCTTCCTGCTCGACCGGCTGATGGTCGGCGCCGGGCTCAGTGGCCGCGCCTTCATCCCCTTGCTGTCGAGCTTTGCCTGCGCGGTGCCCGGCATCATGGCCACCCGCAGCATTCAGAGCCCCCGCGATCGTCTCGCCACCATCCTGGTGGCGCCGTTGATGACCTGCTCGGCGCGGCTGCCGGTGTACACCCTGCTGATCGCCGCCTTCATCCCCGAACAACCGGTATTGGGCCTGTTCAATCTACAGGGGCTGGTGCTGTTCGCGCTGTACGGCGCCGGCATCGTCAGTGCCGTGGTCGTCGCCTGGATCATGAAGCGTTGGGGCGGCGCCCGTGAAGAACAGCCGCTGATGCTGGAATTGCCGGGCTACCGCCTGCCGCATCCGCGCGACATCCTGATCGGCTTGTGGGAACGCGCGGGCATCTTCATGCGCCGGGTCGGCACCATCATCCTGTCGCTCACCATCGTGCTGTGGGCGCTCTCGTCGTTTCCGGCACCGCCGCCCGGCGCGACCGAGCCGGCCATCGAGTACAGCCTGGCTGGTCAACTCGGTCTACTGATGCAGCCGATCTTCGCGCCCCTCGGGTTCAGCTGGCAGATCTGCATCGCCCTGGTGCCGGCCATGGCTGCCCGCGAAGTGGCCGTCAGCGCCCTGGCAACCGTCTATGCACTGTCGGCCACTGATGAACAGGCCGGCGATCTGCTGGTGCCCATCCTGGCCGCCGACTGGTCACTGGCCACGGCGCTGTCACTGCTGGTGTGGTTCGTCTACGCGCCGCAGTGCATCTCGACCCTGGCGGTGATCAAGCGCGAAACCAACCAGTGGCGGATGGTGGCGCTGTCTGCCGGCTACCTGTTTGCGCTGGCTTACGGCATGTCATTGCTCACCTACCAGGTGGCCCGGAGCCTGGGCGCATGA
- a CDS encoding FeoB-associated Cys-rich membrane protein → MSYALLELAVVTLVVSGAAGYALWRWWPRRKAAAGCDTGCASCNGCAAPAASDTPAPPTEHRVKFHR, encoded by the coding sequence ATGAGCTACGCCCTGCTCGAACTGGCCGTGGTCACGCTGGTGGTATCCGGGGCCGCCGGCTATGCCCTGTGGCGTTGGTGGCCGCGGCGCAAGGCAGCCGCGGGCTGTGACACCGGCTGCGCCAGCTGCAACGGCTGTGCCGCGCCGGCGGCATCCGATACGCCAGCGCCACCCACCGAGCATCGCGTGAAGTTTCATCGCTGA
- a CDS encoding transglutaminase family protein has translation MLFTIQHRTTYTYSGPARLGPQRLRFHPRCDGAQRVISHGLTVYPQPLGWNQHLDLEGNQVSQVWFAGETDRFEINLQMQVETLRRNAFDFVLTPEALVLPIAHPPDMACVQSYLRRDQPDAAVTAFAAEQSVAAGRDTVRFLQSLCQHMFETFEQVHRLVGAPQTPIETLRTRRGACRDLAVLFVDCCRAEGIAARFASGYQRGNLQSDRRDLHAWPEVYLPGAGWRGFDPTHGDALADTHVTIAAAANARDTMPVSGAFVGSGVSSRLDFSVQIQVAGG, from the coding sequence GTGCTCTTCACGATTCAGCATCGCACCACCTACACCTACTCGGGCCCCGCTCGGCTGGGCCCGCAGCGGCTGCGCTTTCACCCCCGATGCGATGGCGCCCAGCGGGTCATCAGCCATGGTCTGACCGTCTATCCGCAGCCATTGGGCTGGAACCAGCACCTGGACCTCGAGGGCAATCAGGTCTCACAAGTCTGGTTCGCGGGCGAAACCGATCGTTTCGAGATCAATCTGCAGATGCAGGTCGAAACTCTGAGGCGCAACGCGTTCGACTTCGTGCTGACGCCGGAAGCCTTGGTGTTGCCGATCGCCCACCCCCCGGACATGGCGTGCGTGCAGTCCTATCTGCGGCGGGACCAGCCCGATGCAGCGGTGACCGCCTTTGCGGCTGAGCAGAGCGTGGCGGCCGGACGCGATACGGTTCGGTTTCTGCAAAGCCTGTGTCAGCACATGTTCGAGACCTTCGAGCAGGTGCATCGACTGGTCGGCGCGCCGCAAACGCCCATCGAAACGTTGCGAACGCGCCGCGGTGCCTGTCGCGATCTGGCGGTACTGTTCGTCGACTGCTGCCGCGCCGAGGGCATTGCGGCACGGTTTGCCAGCGGCTACCAGAGAGGCAATCTGCAAAGTGATCGCAGAGACCTTCACGCTTGGCCGGAGGTCTATCTGCCCGGCGCCGGCTGGCGCGGGTTTGACCCGACTCACGGCGATGCACTGGCGGACACCCACGTGACCATCGCCGCGGCCGCGAATGCCCGCGACACCATGCCGGTAAGTGGTGCCTTCGTTGGGAGCGGGGTCAGCAGTCGTCTCGACTTCTCGGTGCAGATCCAGGTGGCAGGTGGATAG
- a CDS encoding glutathione S-transferase family protein: MITITAFKWVPEFAQGQVRDLRARWALEEAGLPYHARLLAQGDQDTPEYRALQPFGQVPILQEGDLTLFETGAIVLYVGERSEALLPKDPAARARATQWVVASLNSIEPFMSQVALIDLFYAKEEWAKLRRPGAVEFLQRRLSALSRTLGDKPYLDGDHFSAGDLMMTTVLRIANYTDIVTRDARLAAYIERCTARPAFQRALDAQMADFKQVG, encoded by the coding sequence ATGATCACCATCACCGCCTTCAAGTGGGTACCGGAATTTGCGCAGGGCCAGGTTCGCGATCTGCGCGCCCGCTGGGCGCTGGAAGAAGCCGGCCTGCCCTACCACGCCCGCCTGTTGGCACAGGGCGACCAGGACACACCGGAGTACCGCGCCTTGCAACCCTTCGGCCAGGTGCCGATTCTCCAGGAAGGTGACCTGACCCTGTTCGAGACCGGTGCCATCGTGCTGTACGTCGGTGAGCGCAGCGAAGCCCTGCTCCCCAAAGACCCCGCGGCCCGGGCGCGCGCCACGCAGTGGGTGGTGGCATCACTCAACTCCATCGAACCATTCATGAGCCAGGTGGCACTCATCGACCTGTTCTACGCCAAGGAAGAATGGGCCAAGCTGCGGCGTCCCGGCGCGGTGGAGTTTCTGCAACGGCGCCTGTCGGCGCTGTCACGCACACTCGGCGACAAGCCCTATCTCGACGGTGACCATTTCAGTGCCGGTGACCTGATGATGACCACCGTGCTGCGCATCGCGAATTACACCGACATCGTCACCCGCGATGCCCGCCTCGCCGCCTACATCGAGCGCTGCACCGCCCGCCCCGCATTCCAGCGTGCGCTTGATGCGCAGATGGCGGATTTCAAGCAGGTCGGGTGA
- a CDS encoding TVP38/TMEM64 family protein: protein MTNAVPAYRRWLPWVLVLLVLVALAGLWRFSPLGAWTEPEKLAGLLESLVESPWAPLSIALAYLAASATLFPAIALNLALILLLGPLMGVATSLYGLLIAGVTALLLGRGLGQGWLRRQSNPRLKRVLGMVRDSGLPGMILLRMVPVAPYPVVNFAVGASGIGVMVFAVGTVLGVLPSLVAMGLIGVQLKDVWANPDVQGVLVLVGIVALYVVLAWWLKRRLSEVLSTQTQGD, encoded by the coding sequence GTGACCAACGCCGTCCCTGCCTACCGCCGGTGGTTGCCGTGGGTGCTCGTACTGCTGGTGCTTGTCGCACTGGCCGGCCTGTGGCGGTTCTCGCCGCTGGGGGCGTGGACCGAGCCGGAGAAGTTGGCCGGATTATTGGAGTCCCTCGTCGAGTCACCGTGGGCACCGCTGAGCATTGCGCTGGCCTATCTGGCGGCCTCGGCCACCTTGTTCCCGGCCATTGCGCTGAATCTGGCGCTCATTCTGTTGCTGGGGCCGCTGATGGGCGTGGCGACGTCGCTATATGGCTTGCTGATTGCGGGGGTGACCGCCCTGCTGCTGGGGCGCGGCCTTGGCCAGGGCTGGTTGCGGCGTCAGTCCAATCCGCGGCTGAAGCGAGTGCTGGGGATGGTTCGCGACAGCGGGCTGCCGGGGATGATTCTGCTGCGCATGGTGCCGGTGGCGCCCTACCCAGTCGTGAACTTCGCGGTCGGTGCCAGCGGCATCGGGGTCATGGTGTTCGCGGTCGGTACGGTGCTGGGTGTGCTGCCCAGTCTGGTGGCGATGGGCCTGATCGGCGTGCAGCTCAAGGACGTATGGGCCAACCCGGATGTGCAGGGCGTGCTGGTGCTGGTGGGCATCGTGGCGCTGTACGTCGTGCTGGCCTGGTGGCTGAAGCGGCGCCTGTCCGAAGTGCTTTCAACCCAAACGCAAGGAGACTGA
- a CDS encoding DUF2726 domain-containing protein has translation MEIMLAVILIIVVIVILALAKGKGGSREYTYQRSKYLLSKAERSFYGVLVQAIGSSGVVFSKVRVADVIAPTKGLRRSDWQRAFNAISSKHFDFIVCEPTDLAIKLAVELDDSSHGSSRAQKRDDLLNGACQSAGLPLLRIKAAKSYSVAEVQRLVEGAISPRQALVGEGAAAQSAASSDSGPATL, from the coding sequence ATGGAGATCATGCTGGCTGTAATCCTCATCATTGTGGTGATCGTCATCCTGGCCCTCGCCAAGGGCAAGGGCGGCTCCCGCGAATATACGTACCAGCGATCCAAGTACCTGCTGTCGAAGGCCGAGCGGTCCTTCTATGGGGTGCTAGTGCAGGCGATTGGTAGCTCGGGTGTGGTCTTCTCCAAGGTGCGGGTTGCGGATGTGATTGCGCCGACGAAGGGGCTGAGGCGGTCCGATTGGCAGCGGGCGTTCAACGCGATTTCGTCAAAGCACTTCGACTTCATCGTGTGTGAACCAACTGATTTGGCGATCAAGCTGGCGGTCGAGTTGGATGATTCCAGTCACGGGTCGTCCAGAGCGCAGAAGCGAGATGACCTTCTCAACGGCGCCTGTCAGTCGGCCGGCCTGCCGCTGCTTCGCATCAAGGCAGCGAAATCCTATTCCGTTGCAGAGGTTCAACGCCTGGTTGAGGGGGCCATTTCACCTCGACAGGCTCTGGTGGGAGAAGGCGCTGCTGCACAGTCAGCGGCATCAAGCGATTCGGGCCCTGCGACACTCTGA
- a CDS encoding GFA family protein, giving the protein MHTGSCLCGGVRFAIDAALEPIQVCHCSQCRKAQGTPFATNTPVPAAAFHLVSGADLLTSFESSPGKERVFCRTCGSPIYSRKDTVPGVLRVRAGLLNEPLSVAPAVHFYTGSKANWWPINDDLPQCEGAYVAPDNP; this is encoded by the coding sequence GTGCACACAGGCAGTTGTCTCTGCGGGGGCGTGCGGTTCGCGATTGACGCGGCCCTAGAACCCATCCAGGTCTGTCACTGCTCACAGTGCCGCAAGGCTCAGGGGACGCCGTTTGCGACCAACACGCCGGTTCCAGCGGCCGCGTTTCATCTTGTCAGCGGCGCCGATCTGCTCACGTCGTTCGAGTCCTCACCAGGCAAGGAGCGGGTCTTTTGCAGAACATGTGGCTCGCCGATCTACAGCAGGAAGGACACGGTTCCTGGTGTGCTGCGCGTGCGTGCCGGCCTGCTCAATGAACCGTTATCTGTCGCGCCGGCAGTGCATTTCTATACCGGCTCAAAGGCAAACTGGTGGCCGATCAACGATGACTTGCCGCAGTGCGAGGGCGCATACGTCGCGCCAGACAACCCCTAA
- a CDS encoding YdeI/OmpD-associated family protein translates to MSRTESSYRFNAVLMRPAVEADWTFVVLPKAVSEMLPRRGRTSVDGTLNGHPFQATLEPDGQLSHWLKVTPALHQAAGVAPGDTVTLELAPVAEEPEPCVPDDLAKALKAAPAARAVWDDTTTLARVDWIHWIVSAKQAKTRAKRIADACSKLAAGERRVCCFDPSGFYSKALRAPAAAD, encoded by the coding sequence ATGTCTCGAACCGAATCTTCGTACCGATTCAACGCAGTGCTGATGCGCCCGGCCGTTGAGGCCGACTGGACCTTCGTCGTGCTGCCGAAGGCGGTCAGTGAAATGCTCCCGCGTCGTGGCCGCACGTCGGTGGATGGCACCCTCAACGGCCATCCGTTTCAGGCCACGCTGGAACCCGACGGGCAGCTCAGCCACTGGCTGAAGGTGACCCCGGCGCTGCACCAGGCTGCCGGCGTGGCGCCGGGCGACACGGTGACCCTTGAGCTGGCGCCGGTTGCCGAAGAACCGGAGCCTTGCGTGCCCGACGACCTGGCTAAAGCGTTGAAGGCAGCCCCGGCCGCCCGCGCGGTGTGGGATGACACGACCACCCTGGCACGGGTGGACTGGATTCACTGGATTGTCAGTGCCAAACAGGCGAAGACCCGCGCCAAACGGATTGCGGATGCCTGTAGCAAGCTGGCGGCCGGTGAGCGACGTGTCTGCTGCTTCGACCCGTCGGGGTTCTACAGCAAGGCGTTGCGGGCGCCCGCTGCGGCCGACTGA
- a CDS encoding DUF2200 domain-containing protein, protein MPRHAIFAMPFAKVYPLYVQKAERKGRSKAEVDQVICWLTGYDPARLQQQIDLKVDFDTFFNEAPALHPNRAMIQGVVCGVRVELVEDPLMQNIRYLDKLVDELARGKAMAKILRQ, encoded by the coding sequence ATGCCCCGACACGCCATCTTCGCCATGCCGTTCGCCAAGGTGTATCCGCTGTACGTGCAGAAAGCCGAGCGCAAGGGCCGCAGCAAAGCCGAGGTCGATCAGGTCATCTGCTGGCTCACCGGCTATGACCCGGCGCGCCTGCAGCAGCAGATCGATCTGAAGGTCGATTTCGACACCTTCTTCAACGAGGCGCCGGCCCTGCACCCGAACCGCGCGATGATCCAGGGCGTGGTCTGCGGCGTGCGGGTGGAATTGGTGGAAGACCCCCTGATGCAGAACATCCGCTATCTCGACAAGCTGGTGGACGAGCTAGCCCGGGGCAAGGCAATGGCGAAAATCCTGCGGCAATGA
- a CDS encoding DUF5677 domain-containing protein — protein sequence MAEKQYQTIEMYRTATDALYLVSGMVLFSFAKHDCDTKNVIIRNFVARSAMTLKSVFSLWDNGDTQNAWVIHRALVDRMFHLHSLGVNDDFQAFDDWSFFEQFKSQNRVKSDGLFKDQAVGWVYKISDEKKARIKALEKDKPKWRRPRAEDVAKDMGMEFLHKYGYDYASTHVHPMANDGEQDFYTITKLQPSPRFPSQITVISNTILTSTLILQDSLNHSSFRETLIKCLNFAPLRTWAPRVG from the coding sequence ATGGCTGAGAAGCAGTATCAAACTATTGAGATGTACCGAACTGCTACAGATGCACTCTATTTGGTCAGTGGAATGGTGCTTTTCTCATTCGCCAAACACGATTGTGACACTAAGAACGTAATTATCAGAAACTTCGTTGCCCGCTCAGCCATGACGCTTAAAAGCGTTTTTTCTCTTTGGGATAACGGTGACACTCAAAATGCCTGGGTTATACATCGAGCCCTGGTCGATAGAATGTTTCATTTGCACAGCCTCGGAGTGAATGACGACTTTCAAGCCTTCGATGATTGGTCGTTTTTCGAACAATTCAAGAGCCAAAACCGTGTAAAAAGCGATGGCCTTTTCAAGGATCAGGCTGTAGGCTGGGTGTATAAAATTAGTGATGAGAAAAAGGCACGCATCAAAGCTCTCGAAAAGGACAAGCCTAAGTGGCGGCGCCCGAGGGCGGAGGATGTCGCTAAAGACATGGGAATGGAGTTTCTTCACAAATACGGCTACGACTATGCCTCAACCCACGTCCATCCTATGGCTAATGATGGTGAGCAAGACTTTTACACCATTACAAAGCTTCAGCCATCGCCTAGGTTTCCCTCACAGATCACGGTGATCTCAAACACTATTTTGACCTCTACGCTGATTCTTCAAGATTCGTTGAATCACAGCTCTTTTAGGGAAACACTGATCAAGTGTCTGAATTTTGCGCCGCTCCGCACTTGGGCGCCAAGAGTCGGCTGA
- a CDS encoding transglutaminase family protein has protein sequence MRLCARCELHFEITTSTPFILMLRPRSGAHQWIAREEYKIEPQVPVFEFTDGYGNLCQRLVAPPGDFSVKTVAEVVTADHVDRAPGAPFVEVQWLPDGVLGYLLPSRYCESDHFNEMASTITAGQVLGYNQVAAIEAWLRQTYQYVPGSTGETLSAIEVNARTVGICRDFAHLGIALCRALSIPARMVVGYLHGLQPMDLHAWFEAYVGGRWYTFDPTQAEVTGGYVAVGYGRDAADVAVFNQFGPATFATRQSVQVERLPD, from the coding sequence ATGCGGCTTTGTGCCCGTTGTGAACTGCATTTCGAGATCACCACTTCGACACCCTTCATTCTGATGTTGCGGCCGCGCAGTGGCGCCCACCAGTGGATCGCCCGCGAGGAGTACAAGATCGAACCGCAGGTACCGGTCTTCGAGTTCACAGATGGCTACGGCAATCTGTGTCAGCGGTTGGTGGCGCCGCCCGGCGATTTTTCGGTGAAAACGGTAGCCGAGGTGGTAACGGCCGACCACGTCGACCGCGCACCTGGTGCGCCATTCGTGGAGGTGCAGTGGCTGCCGGATGGCGTGCTCGGCTACCTGCTGCCGAGCCGGTATTGTGAATCGGATCATTTCAACGAGATGGCCAGCACCATTACCGCAGGGCAGGTGCTCGGCTACAACCAGGTCGCGGCGATCGAGGCTTGGTTACGACAGACCTACCAGTACGTGCCGGGCAGTACCGGTGAAACCTTGTCGGCGATTGAGGTCAATGCCAGAACGGTGGGGATCTGCCGTGATTTCGCGCATCTCGGCATCGCTCTTTGCCGCGCACTGAGCATCCCGGCGCGCATGGTGGTCGGCTATCTCCACGGCTTGCAGCCGATGGACCTGCATGCATGGTTCGAAGCCTATGTGGGCGGACGGTGGTATACCTTCGACCCGACACAGGCCGAGGTCACCGGTGGCTACGTTGCGGTCGGTTACGGTCGGGATGCGGCCGATGTGGCGGTATTCAACCAGTTCGGTCCGGCGACGTTCGCCACGCGCCAATCGGTCCAGGTCGAACGGCTACCAGACTGA
- a CDS encoding IS5 family transposase — MKQRSFADAEYAAKPRQTRQDRFLSKIDAATPWPALLAVIDPFYPKAGNGRPPLGCERMLRMYVAQQCLGFSDEGIEDAIYDSGAIRRFVGIDLGRESSPDATTVLKFRRLLETHGLTKLIFETIKGHLAEQGLLMREGTIVDATLIAASPSTKNKAGERDPEMHQSKKGNQWHFGMKAHIGVDAASGLVHSLIGTAGNVADITQAHALLHGEERHAHGDAGYQGVEKREECNPEHTVAWQIAMRPGKRRKLPDTEGGRLLQQTEQLKSSLRAKVEHPFHIIKNLFRHRKARYRGLFKNTAQLYSLFGLANLLIAARRIPEPSR; from the coding sequence ATGAAGCAGCGCAGCTTTGCTGATGCCGAATATGCCGCCAAGCCACGTCAGACGCGGCAGGATCGGTTTTTATCGAAGATTGATGCCGCAACGCCCTGGCCTGCACTGCTTGCGGTCATCGATCCCTTCTACCCGAAGGCGGGCAATGGTCGACCTCCCCTAGGCTGTGAACGCATGCTGCGGATGTACGTTGCCCAGCAATGTCTTGGTTTCTCCGACGAGGGGATCGAGGATGCGATTTACGACTCTGGCGCAATTCGCCGGTTTGTCGGCATTGATCTGGGACGGGAGTCGTCCCCGGATGCCACCACGGTGCTGAAGTTCCGGCGGCTATTGGAAACCCACGGGCTGACGAAGCTGATCTTCGAGACCATCAAGGGACACCTGGCCGAACAGGGACTGCTGATGCGGGAAGGCACCATTGTCGATGCCACCCTGATTGCTGCTTCGCCTTCGACAAAGAACAAAGCAGGCGAGCGAGATCCTGAGATGCATCAATCGAAGAAGGGCAACCAGTGGCACTTCGGCATGAAGGCCCATATCGGCGTAGATGCCGCCTCGGGACTGGTGCACAGCCTCATTGGCACGGCGGGTAACGTGGCTGACATCACCCAAGCCCATGCCCTGCTGCATGGCGAAGAGCGACACGCCCATGGTGATGCGGGCTATCAGGGTGTGGAGAAGCGGGAAGAGTGCAACCCCGAACACACCGTCGCCTGGCAGATCGCGATGCGACCGGGCAAGCGACGCAAACTCCCTGACACCGAAGGCGGACGGCTGCTTCAGCAAACCGAACAACTGAAATCCAGCCTGCGTGCCAAGGTCGAGCACCCATTTCACATCATCAAGAACCTGTTCAGGCATCGGAAGGCTCGCTATCGGGGCTTGTTCAAGAACACCGCCCAGCTTTACAGCCTGTTCGGGCTGGCCAATCTGCTGATTGCCGCCCGACGAATCCCCGAGCCCAGCAGATGA
- a CDS encoding endonuclease/exonuclease/phosphatase family protein: MHKGFSVLNRRFILHELREAIRTEAADVVLLQEVLGEHREHSTRWEHWPEHSQYEFLADTLWSAYAYGRNAVYPAGHHGNALLSKYPITRHQNHDVSTHTQEKRGLLHSVLAVPQWPQPLHVICVHLGLFERHRHLQLQMLCDLIAREVPADAPLLVGGDFNDWRQNAHALLADGAGLEEVFITAYGRAARTFPVRFPVLRLDRLYVRNLRASTPTVLNTAPWTRLSDHAPLRLEIER; encoded by the coding sequence ATGCACAAGGGTTTCTCGGTCCTCAACCGGCGCTTCATCCTGCATGAGCTGCGCGAAGCCATCCGCACCGAGGCGGCGGATGTGGTGCTGCTGCAGGAGGTGCTGGGTGAGCACCGCGAGCATTCCACCCGCTGGGAGCACTGGCCGGAACACAGCCAGTACGAATTCCTCGCCGACACCCTGTGGTCGGCCTACGCCTACGGGCGCAATGCGGTGTATCCGGCGGGGCATCACGGCAATGCGCTGCTCTCGAAGTACCCGATCACGCGTCACCAGAACCACGACGTATCGACCCACACCCAGGAGAAGCGCGGCCTGTTGCACTCGGTGCTGGCGGTGCCGCAGTGGCCGCAGCCGCTGCACGTCATCTGCGTGCACCTGGGCCTGTTCGAACGCCACCGCCACCTGCAGTTGCAGATGCTGTGCGACTTGATCGCCCGTGAAGTGCCGGCCGATGCGCCGTTGCTGGTGGGGGGTGATTTCAACGACTGGCGCCAGAACGCGCATGCGCTGCTGGCCGACGGCGCCGGGCTGGAAGAGGTGTTCATCACCGCCTATGGGCGCGCCGCGCGCACCTTCCCGGTCCGCTTCCCGGTGCTGCGGCTGGACCGCCTGTACGTGCGCAACCTGCGCGCCAGCACGCCCACCGTGCTCAACACCGCACCGTGGACCCGCCTGTCGGACCATGCCCCGCTTCGGTTGGAGATCGAACGATGA
- a CDS encoding GFA family protein, producing MKGECLCGVVQFTAPESREIGACHCGYCRRWGGGPMLAVHCGAKVQFAGTEHIGVYASSDWAERAFCTRCGTHLYYKLLATGEYFVPAGVFDSSDFELASQIYIDKKPPYYEFANKTPMLTEQQVLAQYGVSGD from the coding sequence ATGAAAGGCGAATGTTTGTGCGGTGTGGTCCAGTTCACTGCGCCGGAAAGCAGGGAGATCGGCGCTTGCCATTGCGGCTACTGCCGCCGCTGGGGCGGCGGGCCGATGCTGGCGGTGCATTGCGGAGCGAAGGTGCAGTTCGCCGGCACCGAGCACATTGGCGTGTATGCCTCGTCCGACTGGGCAGAGCGGGCGTTCTGCACGCGCTGTGGCACGCACCTGTACTACAAGCTGCTGGCGACCGGGGAGTACTTCGTGCCGGCCGGTGTGTTCGATTCGTCCGACTTCGAATTGGCCAGCCAGATCTATATCGACAAGAAGCCGCCGTACTACGAGTTTGCCAACAAGACGCCGATGCTCACCGAGCAACAGGTGCTGGCGCAGTACGGCGTGTCTGGAGACTGA
- a CDS encoding VOC family protein has protein sequence MFNHIMVGTNDIERSKLFYDAVLGVLGAGQPLRNQADTGHTRLFYRHDGGTFCVSEPINGEPATAANGSTIGFKCRSAEEVRTFHDVAVAHGGTSIEAPPGLRTSTLGAMHLAYVRDPDGNKLCAIHRDS, from the coding sequence ATGTTCAATCACATCATGGTCGGCACCAACGATATCGAGCGGTCCAAGCTGTTCTATGACGCGGTGCTCGGCGTGCTCGGCGCCGGCCAGCCGTTGCGCAATCAGGCGGACACAGGACACACGCGGCTTTTCTATCGCCACGACGGCGGGACGTTCTGTGTCAGCGAGCCTATCAACGGCGAACCGGCAACGGCTGCAAATGGCAGCACCATCGGCTTCAAGTGTCGCTCCGCCGAGGAGGTACGGACGTTCCACGACGTCGCCGTTGCGCATGGTGGGACGTCGATCGAGGCGCCGCCGGGGCTGCGGACGAGTACCTTGGGTGCGATGCATCTGGCGTACGTGCGCGACCCCGATGGCAACAAGCTGTGCGCCATTCATCGCGACAGCTAG